The Macrobrachium rosenbergii isolate ZJJX-2024 chromosome 46, ASM4041242v1, whole genome shotgun sequence genome has a window encoding:
- the LOC136830397 gene encoding zinc finger MYM-type protein 1-like produces MTVIIRFVQVDEDNAVIAVREHFLGYVPLQETTGAFMAETILEEFKKMDLCIDNLRDQGYDNGSNMKGKHNGVQKKILQRNPRALFVPCSAHTLNFVVNDAASCCLEATNFFVLIQKLYVFFSASTHRWDVLKRHVQSLTVKPLSETRWESRIDALKPIRYQIGDIYDALTEMATDSTLLGSSGNSTRAEAKALANGIATFKFLVSLLVWKKKRQFDYEGEDTPVQNAKVNFKVNFYFAILDVAINSVLERFQQLQQMKYPVVDRVHLYCCQTLTATTFNSAQNPAQELAIVHLQSASYTALEPNDKPRRRVCS; encoded by the exons atgacagtCATAATCAGGTTTGTTCAAGTTGATGAAGATAATGCTGTGATAGCtgtgagagaacatttcttgggTTATGTGCCACTACAAGAAACCACTGGTGCATTCATGGCTGAAACTATTCTGGAAGAGTTCAAGAAAATGGATCTGTGCATTGACAACTTGCGAGATCAAGGTTATGATAATGGCAGCAATATGAAAGGCAAGCACAATGGTGTACAGAAGAAAATCCTTCAAAGAAATCCCAGGGCGCTGTTCGTGCCATGCTCAGCTCACACATTAAATTTTGTGGTGAATGATGCAGCAAGTTGCTGCTTAGAAGCAACTAATTTTTTCGTCCTGATACAAAAGCTCTATGTATTCTTCTCAGCCTCAACTCATCGTTGGGATGTACTGAAACGTCATGTACAAAGCTTAACAGTAAAACCTCTGAGTGAAACACGATGGGAGAGTCGGATAGATGCACTAAAACCCATCCGTTACCAAATTGGTGACATATATGATGCTCTTACTGAAATGGCAACAGACTCTACTCTCCTTGGATCATCTGGAAATTCCACACGTGCAGAAGCTAAAGCTCTTGCAAATGGCATTGCAACATTCAAATTTTTGGTTTCATTGCTCGTTTG gaaaaagaaaaggcagTTTGACTATGAAGGAGAAGACACACCAGTGCAGAATGCAAAAGTGAACTTTAAAGTTAACTTCTATTTTGCTATACTCGATGTTGCCATCAATTCTGTACTGGAACGTTTTCAGCAACTGCAGCAGATGAA ATACCCTGTTGTTGacagag tccatctgtactgctgccagacacttacagctaccacgttcaacagtgcacaaaatCCTGCACAAGAACTTGCAATTGTACACTTACAAAGTGCAAGTTATACAGCACTCGAGCCAAACGATAAACCAAGAcgaagagtttgcagttaa